The genomic window ACCTTGTCTCctcaaatgtaagctccttgaggtcagggactgttttgtttgtatttgtatctcagaaccttagtacagagcctggcaGGGAGTACTGCTTAATGATGCTCTAACCATCCCTCTTTATTCCTCTCCCCTCTCAAtctgtccttctctctcctcctccttctcttctcttctcttctcttctcttctcttctcttctcttctcttctcttctcttctcttctcttctcttctctctctctctctctctctctctctctctctctctctctctctctctctctctctctctctccctctctttccctcactcctGTTTTAACATTCTATTTCCCCAGGCTCCTTCCAGGTCTAACATCTTCTATTCCATATactaaggtctttttcagctctaatattctgtcaTTCTATCACTGGAAGTAATTCTGTGTATCTGAAGGATTTCTCTAATATCTAGTGACCTCATACAGAGAGACTGAGGAGTTTTACTCAATGATCAGGCTTAGAGGCTGCATTTTAACTAACAAAAATCCTCAGTGTTCCCCACTCCCAGGACTTGTTTTATCTATTAGTTTCTCTCTCTCGAAGAAAAGTCAGAaacaattatataaatatttatgtacgcacacacactcacacacacttaTGCAGAGATTATTCTAGTATCTGGCACTGTCTCTCAGCCCTGAGAATCCCAGGCCCTTTCTCCACTCCCTGAACAAAAGCGTGGTTTATCACTTGGCAAAGGGAAATAAACCCTAAGCTCTGGGGCCACAGCATCAAACCAGGTACACAAATGGCTGAAGGAGTAAAGCCGAGAAAGAGCAGCCCCAgtggccacacacacacacacacacacacacacacacgcacagtaGAGATACCAAAGAGAAAGGCTGGGATGACTGACACCAGGAGCACTAGGGAAGACCGCATGAAGAATGTCATAGCTGAATGGGGATTTAAAGAATGGGAAGGAATTCAAGTAATAGACAAGGTTCCCATTTACAattgctatttcatttgatcctcacaacaaccctggtatggaggtgatgttattatccccattttacagctggggaaattgaggcagacagaagtcaagggatttgaccagggtcacacaggtagtaagtgaatgaggtgggatttgaactcaggagactTCAGGCCCATAGCTGCCACCTAGGTGtctcagaagggacctcagagaccatctagatcagttcttttattttagggatgagcaaactgaggcttcAGGAATGGAGGGGATAAGTGATTTCCTTAAAGTCACATAGGCACTAAACAttggagtcagaattcaaacctaagTCCTCAGGCTCCAGAGCTATAACTCTATCCACGAGAATACAGAGActagcaaaggcatggagacagaaaAGTATAGTGTGAGTTTGGAGGACACAAAAATAAGCTGTCCAGGCTGGAGCATAGAACaagtgagagggaagaaaatgatgTCAGGCTAGAAAACCCAAGTGGTATCAGAGCATGAAGGGCCTTGAATACCCGGGGAAGAAGTCTACTGACTTTgtaggcaacaggaagccactgaatGGTTTTGAACAGAAATATGACATGAGCAGGTCTGTGCATGAAATTCTACAGGAGAGAACTTGAAAGTGATTGACTTCTAGGATCTCCATCAGTCTTTATAGATACCACATCCCCACACAGCAAGTTCACTAAAAAATAATAGCTGCTTTCAGACTGGAGCCAGATTTGTCACGTAAAGAGGTGACAGAGAAGGGGACCATCCACTGGGTGAAGTCAGGCTGAACTGACAGAAAAAATCTCCTCAGGTCCCTCCTGGGGGAGTGAGTTCTCATGATGGCCTCTCCTATCAAATCATATCAGAGGCTTACAACACATATtgctgttaagtcatttcagttctgtccaacagtcgtgaccccatttggtgttttcttggcaaagatactaatgaACCTACTCAAAAGAACTAATTAGAGCAGATGAGATGGACCAGAAAGTGCACAGAGTAAGTAAAGATTTTTCTGTGTCCTGGACCCCAGGGGCAATGTGTGATGAAGTCCATggctcccttctcagaataaggcttttaaatgcataaaacatctaggattataaaggaaaccagttacactcaattaaaattatcaaaatattaaaaaaaacaataactacaaatccaggttaagaatcccttatATCAAGActaaaggaaagggaatgaggCTGGAGGACAACCACGAAGTCAAAAATGGTAGTATGAGGGAAACGAAGCAAAAGGGGTCAGATATACCATAAGGGTCTGCAAGAGATGTTATAGGATTAAGTTGTTTATAAAGAACCATTCTGAGAGTATTAAAAGATCACTGGGTTTGGACTATGGTTTTGTATCCTGGCCTTGTCACTTACTGCACACCTGGGTAACTTTGGGACACCTTGTGGATGTCAGTTTCCTTAGGTGAAAAGGGAAGGACTTGGGCTGGGAGGATTTCTCTGGTCTCATGGCACTAAAGCTATGATTCTGTGAGGGCTTCTCCACTGTAAAGAAACTAGAGCTCaaattttccagatttctctctaagaagcagggtggggtgaggtggggtggggtggggtgaggtgagGTGGACATCTCCATGTTTCAAAGTTTCTCCCAGGTCTGGTACAGGACCTCGATGTCTCAGAAGTTGTGTTCAGGGTGGCAAGTAGCTCCAGGCAAGCTTTGactatagataataataatatctggcATTTACACAGAGCTTTGAGGTCtaacaaaacactttacacacattaATAAGTGTTGACATTTACCCAGGGATTTTAAGTTGGCAAAagctttacatacattttctcattttaacatCACGCTAATCCTAGGAGataagccccattttacagatgtaggatatacatatatatatatatatacacacaaacatatacacatttatatatgtatgtatacatataaatatacacagagattatatgcatgtgtgtacacacatgtgtgtgctaactatatatgtatgcgcacatgtgtattatatatacctatgtgtgtacatatacacatatatgtacatatatcccTATGTGTACctgcatgtgtttatgtgtacCTACAGATGTATTTGTGCACATACATTTGTGTATACGTACAAATATACATACGttattgcatatatatttattttctaattcacATAGACACTGTTATCATGAATAAAATGCAAATCTATTTCTAAATACCCCAGAACGCCGAGTTACTTTTTGTAATCTTGCATTTTCTCAATTAATGAATACTGAGAAAGATTTCTACCATGTGGAAAAATTCTCTGAGGTTACAAAAGGAGTCTTTGCCCTCCAAAGAAAGCATTGTGGCACAGAAACTCTGAAAGGGTGGGGGTCTCTGAATCCTGGCCAATGGTGGAGGCCTAACAGACCTCTGCTAGGTGGTTCCTTACAGTTCCCAAGCCTTGGGGGGGCCTGAACTCTGACCCCCTCATTATTCTCAGCATGAATGATGTTGCCAGAAGAAAACTCGTGGCTGGACAGTAGGCCTGAGGCTCTGATAGGCGTCTCTGGGCAAAGTTGCAGAGCACAGCAGAAATTCAACGGAATCCTCACAATGAGGGCGGGAGAGGGTCAGCACTCTGTGGGAGAATTAGGGGCCAGTGCCTAACAATGTCAAGAAGGTAGTGCCCAGCTGGACAGCCAGTGGACAAAGGGGTCCACAGAGATGGCGGGCATTTGTTTTCAGAAGCCCTGGACCACTAGCCTCATGTTCCTTTGTGGGCTGGGATCAGCAGGGGCCCCTGAGCACTTTGCCTAATGGACTGCTATCTGCCCAGCCTGGGGGTAGACCCAGCTGGCCACTCCAAGGATAGCAGCTTAAAACATCACCATATTTTTGAGCTGGATGAGACCTTAGAGCTCACCTAATCCAATACCTTCTTACAACCAAGAAAGACCAAGAAAGACCCAGAAAGGCATTTGGAGTGGGAAGGCTGGATGCCTTtagtttgcagatgaggaaactgagactcagagaagtaacttgcccagagtgacagaGAACCAGGACTCAAACCTCTGATTTCAAATGTAGTATCTTTCTATGGATCTGTACCTCCCACCATCACATGGCAAATCCAGTTCACAGAGTACATAAAAACACAAGCCTCCTCTGGTCCAGGGCCCCTCATCCATGTCAAGATGTCTCTAAATAACTCATCCAGCCAATGCCCACTCAAAACTCTGCCCTGATAGCAACTGTAGGGTATGGGATTTCATCAATAGGGCCTTCCTTCCATCCTACAGATTCCTAAATCCCTTATGCTTTATTAGATGGTCTTCATGAGTCACTCCTACTAGGGAAATGTACTGCCCAGTGGACAAACTCTGGTGCTACAAATTTAACAAGACTTGTCCTTCTTGAAGCAAGTATCTCCAAATTAACGTTTGGTCTGTAGTTTCATCTCACTTTAATTTGtactgctttcttttgtttttacatcatcttcattttcctAGAATGTCTTCCCCTGTCCCCTACCCAAAGAGCTGTTgcttataacaaaaaataaaatgagaagacttacataaactgatgaaAGGTGAAGGAAGCAGAGCTGGGCAAACATAATACACAATGACTACATCcctataaatataaaaagagaagaaaggcaggaaggcaggaagaagaaatgaaggaaaaaagaaaaagaagagaaagagagggagagaggaaaaaagggaggaagaaaaaagtaaaagaaagagaaaggaaggaaggaaggaaagaataacgCATACACTATTAGGCTCACTTGGCATGTTGCTTAATTTTGCTGAAacgttctttttttctcctctttctgttaTAAAATCCTAACTCACTGAAGTTCCTTCTTGGGGATCTACCATATAGTACAAGGCAAAGAATTTTTGTTCTAGAGTGAGAAGTCCTGGATTCAGATCTCTATgctcttaatctctctgagtctcagtttcccatctgtaaaatggggaggttaGAGTAGCTGGTCCCCAAGGGCCCTCTTCCAACTTGGAGTCCAGAATTCTGATTCTGGGATTCTTTGTTCTGAAGGCATTCAAATTTTTTGGCACCATCAAATTTCcaagtttatttttccccaggGCACTGACCCTCCTACCTCTTCACTGGTGAGGATTTGGcccaatttcttcttttctttaatacTCAGAGAAACACATCAGAGAGTCAGTTCTGATTTCCCTGAACCAGACACAAAGTCAGCTCATTGCTGGGCCCACGGTCCAAGCTTTTGCTACTTGGTGGTGTCTGCACTGAGGATCACCAGGCTAGGAGGAGGCTTCAGTGAGAGAAGCAGCCAAATGGGTCTTTTTTATAAGGTggtttcactctctcctctacaGATGCCAAGAACACACTTCAGTGttttttgactttaaaaaatgtcATCAATTTGGAGATTTTCACTTTAAGACGGCTTCCCAGGGCAAACTTGACTGCTTAGCCAGACCATCTTCTAGTCAAATGGTGGAGaagaggccacatgtgaccttctaggtccttgggtgtggctttttgactgagtccaagttttacagaacaaatccttgtaTTTAAGGGGATTAGTTCAGTGAAGTTTggagagctgcacttgaggacctagagggccacatgtagcctcaaggctgcaggttccccacccctgtctagTCTCtcctaacaataaaaattaaaatgccaCCCACTTATCCTCAGGTAACTCCAGTCCCCAAGCCCACTGGTATGGGAGACTTAGGACTGAAATTCTTTTAAGACAAAGCCTTACCATAATGTAATGATAACAGAGGGGAGGCTGCAAGATGCAGAGGACagcctaggagtcaggaagacctgggtccacaTCCGGCCACTGGGTGACCTTATTGGGTGACCTCGTTTCATCAGCTCAGAGGTCCTTAAtctctttttgtgtcatggatctctCTCTAGCGATCTGGAGtcccccttctcagaagaatgcttctaaatgcatataataaaaaGCATAAGATTAACAAAGAAAGCCAATTAGGCAAGCTCCCTTACATATTGGAAAACAATTAGTAAaatattccaatttttaaaaatcaatttcacagaTACCCCTCTTAAAAATTCGGGCAAAAGCTAAACCTCTTCATCAGTGGGGCGAGGGTTCTCCCCACCtctcatttatattgttgtaagtgtcttcctttctccaatctTTCCCTCTCGctaattcatccttcattcttttgCTAAAATAACATCCCTATTCAAATGACCAATATTCAAATGTTTGTTCACCCAGTCTTTATAGGAAGAGTACTACAGAAGGCAAACCTTTCTATTCCACTTATGGATAACTGGTGCTTAGGAAGTCCTACCTAACATTGAACTAAAAACGGTTTCTCTGTTATTATCACTCAGAGTTCCTCCTTCTGGCCTCTGGGACAAAGTGCAGAAAGCCAATTCTTCTTCTACAGGACAGGGCATACTGGTCTGACAGGTATACTCTCCCCCTCAAAAATTAGTGCTTAAAAatggtggctccctattgcttttaGGATAGAACAAACATTCCTTAGTCTGGCATTTAGAGCCCCTAACAAACTGACTCCAGCCTTCTGTCATGGTCTCTCTCCACCAAGAACCAGATATTTCAGCCAAACAGACCTCAGAACTTGAGTTTCCATTTTCTGCTGCCCTCTCTGCCTTCACGCCTTGgacactccccccacccccttccccatcaGGAAGCCCTCCGTCCTTATCAGTCAGACTCTTCGTGTTAGTTTTATTTTCCTGTAAAAATTTTCTTAGAACATTTCATCTggatctctcctttcccccccttATTATCAACCTTGTAACCTACTTATATGCCACGTGTTGTACATTCCCcaatccccctcccaccccacccccagctgtgtagaagcagctaggtggacaGACCAGCGGTCTTGAGTCaccaagaactgagttcaaaagaGACCGCaaacccttactagttgtgtgaccctgggcaagtcacttgacctcaatttccccaactgtaaaaagGGGCATAACAAACTCCGCGGGTTATTGTTAGTATCAAATGAGACTGTGCTTAGTTAGCACTTAGTAGGCGTTCTagaaatgctcattcccttccctcccccacctccgtGAATTGTTAAACCAACgaagtctatttctttttttttattctttgtatccctagaacctaGCACTCGGGCTGCACCTGCTGAGTGCTTGCTACATGTTTGCAGAAACTAATTCTAAACCTTAAATGCTTAACATCAAGGAGTCATTttttcaagatttaaaaaaatttaatgcaaATACCcttggaggaagaaaggaatgatttGCATTCCCACAAAAGTGTAAGTGAATGAGGGAAGATCCTTTCCTCAAAGAGGGATTTGGGGAGTAAGCTTGGAGCAGGCCTGCACGGAGGGTAAATAAAGCGAATTGCATTTGCCCACCTTTCAAAAGCAATCAGTTTGGTGCCGCTCACCCGAAACGCTAAGACTTTTTGCGATgacatgagaaaaagaaaaatgcaaacatCGATGCATCCCGATCTAGTAATGGCCCTCCTCCCAGTGTTTCCCGTCCAGGCAGTTGCAATGGTATAGCTTTGCAATGGTGAGGTTTTGCTGCTCCGTGGCTACTTTGTGGCCAGTGAGATTGGCGGGCCCCCGGGTGAAACACAGTGCAATAGGTTCAGGGGAGAAGGAATGGATGCTATCCTAACCCATCCTGGGCAGGTCTTGGGTCAAATAGAATAGCAGGAGACATTGCCTCCACGTGCCCTGCAGAGTTTCGGGGGCATCCCTGGCCAGAGCTCCAGGGGCAGAACGAACCAGACAGGGCGGGTTCTGCTGGGCTATGGGTGGGTGCTGGCGCCACCCCTTCAAGGCCCGGGTGCAGGAGAGAGTGGCCGCCCCAGTGAGCCCgcccttgggggagggggaatcccAGGGGGCGAATCTGGGGCTGCGGAAGTGCCTGCGCgccatctctccctccctggaCAGtaagcagcagcggcagcagctgGGGCGCAAGGCGGCGCAGCGCAGGGCGCAATCTTCCCCGCTTCCTTGGAGACACCTCGGTGAGAACCCGCTCATAATCCTGCGAGCCAAGAGCTCTTTGCCCCGGGAGGGTTCAGGCCATGCGTGGGCACCCATGGGCCGGACGCCAAGGCCCGCTGGCAGGTCCCACCCATTGAATCGGGCTCCGGGTTGCTGAGGTGCCCCAAGCTCAGCTTCTTTGCAAGGACCCCACTACGCTTTGGTTATTTTTCGGGGATGGGGCGGGTTTGAGGGCGGGGGAGAATTCTTCCAAAGGGCCCCCGCATTATCTCTAAGATCCGCTCCTCCTATCCGGGACCCCTTTTCTGGCTCCTCTTCTTGCTGTCTTCCACTAGGGTACTCGGAGACTGGGGGCCTTGCAGTATTTCGAGAGCTGGTCAATTTTCCATGAAAGCCTCCCCACTCCCGCCGCGGACTCCCGGGGCCCGAGTGGGAGGGAGAGTCACGTACACACGTACACGCGGggctctccccccccccacacacagtgGGTCTACTTCTTGGAGGGCAATCCCTTTCACCAGGGATGATTAAAGTGGTCCGTCCAGCGTTTTATGACGGGGGATGCTCTGGTGCCTGctactccctccccctccccccacgccCAGTTAGAGCTTGAGGGAGAGGGCCCGCAGAGCTGCAGGGCACTAAGGTgccccctcctcttatttgtgagCAAAGAGGGTAGGGGCGGCAAGCAGCGGAGCATCCTAGCTGAATGTGATCTTAGAGGGAGTCGAATCCAAGTCTTTCCTCTtgcagactaggaaactgaggcaccgagaggttaagggacttgcccaggtttacccAGATAGCGAGTGTCCCAGCGCCATCTACATAGGACTTGCTCCACGCCCCGCGTGGAGGGCGCGGCCGATGGAGAGTGGGGGGCGGAGCGGGGCGGGCCGCAGCCTAGTCCCGGGGGAGCagtgggcgggggtgggggtgggggctctCTGCTAGTGACTCCCGCTCTGGGCAAGGCCGGGCGCAGTCCTGCAGTCGGCTCACAGCGAGCGCTTCGCTCTGATCGCGCAGCCAGCACCGCCAGTGCACCAGTCTCTCGCCCAGCCCCACGCCATGCCCAACTTCGCTGGCACCTGGAAAATGCGGAGCAGTGAGAATTTCGACGAGCTTCTCAAGGCTCTAGGTAAGACTGACCCAGCCGGGCTGCAGGGATTCGGGATGAGGCGAGTCCTCTATGCCCAACTTAGTGGCCACCCTCTGTAGCCTGGACGGCCTCTTTCCTCCAGGGCTGGGCGCTAAGCGATAACGGGGAAGTCTTCCACCTGGAGATCCCCGCTGCCGGCCCTAGTCCCCATTCTCCCTTTGCCTCCTCTTTTCTCTGATCCGATCTctgccctccttccccttcccggGGCCAGGTGTGAATGCCATGCTGAGGAAGGTGGCCGTGGCCGCAGCCTCCAAGCCGCACGTGGAGATCCGCCAGGACGGGGACCAGTTCTACATCAAGACCGCCACCACCGTGCGTACCACTGAGATCAACTTCAAGGTTGGCGAAGGCTTCGATGAAGAGACGGTGGATGGACGCAAGTGCAGGGTAAGGCGACCCTGGTGGGTGTGGGCCAAGGGCAACCGGACCCCAGGACCATCCACTGGCAGTGCGGGAAAGGCGCTTTGTGGATGGCCCAGCGCACTCTCATTTTACGAATTAGAATACCGAAACTCAGAAAGGGGTTCGCCTGAGACACACACAGGGTTAGTGGCACAGCCAGGGTCCGTACCCTAAAGTCCCTCAGCCCCCTAGTCTCTGGCCTCAGTTGGGAGTGACTGGTGCCCCGGGTCacacccctccttcccctttagCCAACCTTGGCAGCCCCGGACCAAGACATGTCGCCTCCAGTTTGAGCCAGCCCACCTTGCCCTCTCCTCTCCGTAATCTTCACAGTCTTTTGGTTTAGGGAACTACAGCTACAAAAAATCAACCCGTTGGACACGGCCTTCTGTCCTCCTTGGTCCAAGCTGGAGTTGCTCTCTGAGGTTTTTAAAGGGTTTGTGTATATCGATCATTTTTTGTCAGTCACCTGTAAGAGGGACAGACTGGCCGTGTCCTTAGCTTTCTTAGCCCAAAGCctagaatgggggaggggaggagagaaatatcTTTAAAGCCGGAGGGAGGACTGCCCACTTTTACCTGTAATGAATTTTTGCCTTGAAATATAGGCTCTTGGGGTGGCATAAATTTTTTTCCACCGAAGTTCAACTTTGCAGCGTCTTTCTCTAGCAGACTCCCAGGTGATTAAGCTTAAACAGCTTTATTAGGTTGTTTCTGCTCACAGGTGTAAATGATGGCTCTGCCTAgcatcctttccctccccatcccccccgTTTGGCTAGGAATGTGTTGGAGGAATGCTTTTGGATCTAGTTACAGTCATCGAGGGGTGGACCACTGAGTAAATTTCccctgtgcaaaaaaaaaaaaaaaaaactgctttatGTTATGCATTCCAAATGCCAAGAAACTAGgaatctggcaaaaaaaaaaaaaagcctggctGCTCATCCTTGagatagaaagaatgaaaggggCGGGGGGAAGAAACCTGTGtaagtatttcttattttctccccctctaaAGCATGTAATGCAGTTTTAGATTTAAACCACAAATACAGGAAATAAAAAACCCTCAGCcaccttcatttctgtctttgtaaaggtgaaattgcatttggctctgcctccctctgAAAGAGTAAGGGAGCTCTGCTTCTGCTTAATAATGAAAGCCTTCTAGGGCAGATGGAAAAGCAATTGGACTAACTCCCCATTATTTGAAGATTGATAGAACAGACCcccta from Notamacropus eugenii isolate mMacEug1 chromosome 1, mMacEug1.pri_v2, whole genome shotgun sequence includes these protein-coding regions:
- the CRABP1 gene encoding cellular retinoic acid-binding protein 1; its protein translation is MPNFAGTWKMRSSENFDELLKALGVNAMLRKVAVAAASKPHVEIRQDGDQFYIKTATTVRTTEINFKVGEGFDEETVDGRKCRSLPTWENENKIYCTQTLVEGDGPKTYWTRELANDELILTFGADDVVCTRIYVRE